In a genomic window of Streptomyces sp. SJL17-4:
- a CDS encoding LysE family transporter: protein MGQLIAVAVITILAVISPGADFAMTVRNSYLYGRTAGVLAAVGIALGVLVHVTYTMLGVGLLVSRTPMLFTAMKLVGAAYLVYIGYKTFVTKAQVDIDLSEDGGLSKAGALRTGFLTNALNPKTMLFVLSTYTQVVSADTPVFQQVGYGLFMSFAHLVWFALAAVLFSNQALRSRLLQRQTVLNKVIGAVLVGLGMLLALTPSMA, encoded by the coding sequence ATGGGTCAGCTCATCGCCGTGGCGGTCATCACCATTCTGGCTGTGATCAGCCCCGGCGCGGATTTCGCGATGACCGTCCGCAACAGTTATCTGTACGGAAGGACCGCCGGCGTTCTCGCGGCCGTCGGAATTGCACTAGGCGTTCTCGTCCACGTCACGTACACGATGCTGGGCGTGGGACTTCTGGTCTCCCGGACCCCGATGCTTTTCACGGCGATGAAACTCGTCGGCGCCGCGTATCTGGTGTACATCGGCTACAAGACGTTCGTCACCAAGGCCCAGGTGGACATCGACCTTTCGGAGGACGGCGGCCTTTCGAAGGCCGGCGCGCTGCGCACCGGCTTTCTCACGAACGCGCTCAACCCCAAGACGATGCTGTTCGTGCTGAGCACGTACACCCAGGTCGTCAGCGCCGACACCCCCGTCTTCCAGCAGGTCGGCTACGGGCTCTTCATGTCCTTCGCCCACCTGGTCTGGTTCGCCCTCGCCGCGGTCCTCTTCTCCAACCAGGCCCTGCGGTCCCGGCTGTTGCAGCGGCAGACCGTGCTCAACAAGGTCATCGGGGCCGTCCTGGTCGGCCTGGGAATGCTGCTCGCGCTGACACCCTCCATGGCCTGA
- a CDS encoding DUF397 domain-containing protein, with protein MFAVQHDQRDQHDQLDQPDQHDPAEPVWRSSSYSSGNGQCVEVMDDPHGTVPVPVPVRIRIRIRIRDSKTAPAGPRLAFGDGAWTSFVDAVRTERL; from the coding sequence GTGTTCGCAGTGCAGCACGACCAGCGCGACCAACACGACCAGCTAGACCAACCCGACCAGCACGACCCGGCCGAGCCGGTGTGGCGAAGCAGCAGCTACAGCAGCGGGAACGGCCAATGTGTGGAGGTCATGGACGACCCCCACGGCACTGTCCCCGTCCCCGTCCCCGTCCGCATCCGCATCCGCATCCGCATCCGCGACAGCAAGACGGCCCCCGCCGGCCCCCGCCTCGCCTTCGGGGACGGGGCCTGGACATCGTTCGTGGACGCGGTCAGAACCGAGCGGCTGTAG
- a CDS encoding ArsR family transcriptional regulator, with protein sequence MIEISLTTSEHGTHAGSLRIADSRLWETFGSIGLLSAYRGLVPWPYTNWGRAARRSLLRADVTLPGWLVHLFRAGGGTLPSFLLPVPSSARQPDLADEIASLREVDPARVREELERWFPQGVPAEVRPLYADPAARIADLCAFLPRYVRAALAPYEASLRTVTDDDILLRARVLATQGPDRLLGTLNGAISRRGDVLRLHAGPPGRIAAKTDVSRIVLVPLVFGRGASLLGFAPNGVTAVSYQAEGAAVLACEIRPGRRAGRRADEGADEPARGDRLEILLGRSRAGVVRGLVAPTTTSDLAVTLGLAPSTVSEHLTSLVAAGVVRRRRAGVRVLYELDASGVALLRHLDNRRRVNAPSYETT encoded by the coding sequence GTGATCGAGATTTCGCTGACGACGTCCGAACACGGGACCCACGCCGGATCCCTTCGCATCGCCGACAGCCGGCTGTGGGAGACGTTCGGCAGCATCGGGCTGCTGTCGGCCTACCGGGGGCTCGTACCCTGGCCGTACACCAACTGGGGCCGGGCGGCCCGCCGTTCGCTGTTACGGGCCGACGTGACCCTGCCGGGATGGCTCGTCCACCTCTTCCGGGCCGGCGGCGGCACCCTGCCGTCGTTCCTCCTCCCCGTCCCGTCCTCGGCCCGGCAGCCGGACCTGGCGGACGAGATCGCGTCACTCCGCGAGGTCGACCCGGCCCGGGTGCGCGAGGAGCTGGAGCGGTGGTTCCCGCAGGGCGTCCCCGCCGAGGTGCGCCCGCTGTACGCGGATCCCGCGGCGCGGATCGCCGACCTGTGCGCCTTCCTCCCGCGCTACGTACGCGCCGCCCTCGCCCCGTACGAGGCGTCCCTGCGGACCGTCACGGACGACGACATCCTGCTCCGCGCCCGCGTGCTCGCCACCCAGGGCCCGGACCGCCTCCTCGGCACCCTGAACGGGGCCATCTCGCGGCGCGGCGACGTCCTGCGGCTGCACGCCGGACCGCCGGGCAGGATCGCGGCGAAGACCGACGTCTCCCGCATCGTCCTCGTACCCCTGGTGTTCGGCCGGGGGGCGTCCCTCCTGGGCTTCGCCCCGAACGGGGTGACGGCCGTGTCGTACCAGGCCGAGGGGGCCGCCGTCCTGGCCTGCGAGATCCGGCCCGGACGACGGGCGGGCAGGCGGGCCGACGAGGGGGCCGACGAACCCGCCCGCGGCGACCGGCTGGAGATCCTGCTCGGCCGCAGCCGGGCCGGCGTCGTCCGCGGTCTCGTCGCCCCGACCACCACCTCGGACCTGGCGGTGACGCTCGGACTCGCGCCGAGCACCGTCTCCGAACACCTCACCTCCCTGGTGGCCGCGGGCGTGGTGCGGCGGCGCCGGGCGGGCGTACGGGTGCTGTACGAGCTGGACGCCTCGGGTGTCGCGCTGCTCAGGCACCTGGACAACAGGCGTAGGGTCAACGCGCCGTCGTACGAAACCACTTGA
- a CDS encoding SDR family oxidoreductase has protein sequence MDLTERFDGYAVLITGAARGIGAATARRLAAEGARVLVTDVDEAAARKTAAGIPGAEYRHCDVGDQTSVDEATAYAVEVFGGLDVLVNNALGPVAPDRDRFEDEPDAVFTVQHDVTFMGAVRCSRAALPHLAAAGGRGAIVNIGSVNAETDFGNHAYSAAKAGLASLTRTLAGDAAGRGVRVNQINPGTIATTAWSGKDRELRTLADRVYPLSRVGTPEDVAAAVAFLASADASWITGTVLRVDGGLLAVNTHFAEVLGD, from the coding sequence ATGGACCTCACGGAACGCTTCGACGGATACGCGGTACTGATCACCGGCGCGGCGCGCGGCATCGGCGCGGCGACGGCGCGACGGCTCGCGGCGGAGGGGGCGAGGGTCCTGGTCACGGACGTGGACGAGGCGGCGGCGCGGAAGACGGCGGCGGGGATTCCGGGAGCGGAGTACCGGCACTGCGACGTGGGCGACCAGACCTCGGTGGACGAGGCGACGGCGTACGCGGTGGAGGTCTTCGGCGGCCTGGACGTCCTGGTCAACAACGCCCTCGGCCCGGTGGCGCCCGACCGGGACCGCTTCGAGGACGAGCCGGACGCGGTGTTCACCGTCCAGCACGACGTCACCTTCATGGGCGCGGTCCGCTGCTCCCGGGCGGCACTGCCGCATCTGGCGGCGGCCGGCGGGCGCGGGGCGATCGTGAACATCGGATCGGTCAACGCCGAGACGGACTTCGGCAACCACGCCTACAGCGCGGCGAAGGCGGGCCTGGCGTCGCTGACCCGCACGCTCGCGGGCGACGCGGCGGGGCGCGGGGTGCGGGTGAACCAGATCAACCCCGGAACGATCGCGACGACGGCGTGGTCGGGCAAGGACCGCGAGCTGAGGACCCTGGCCGACCGGGTCTACCCCCTGTCGCGGGTGGGCACCCCGGAGGACGTGGCGGCGGCGGTCGCCTTCCTGGCCTCGGCGGACGCGTCCTGGATCACGGGCACGGTCCTGCGGGTGGACGGCGGCCTGCTGGCGGTCAACACCCACTTCGCGGAGGTGCTGGGGGACTGA
- a CDS encoding YbaK/EbsC family protein — protein sequence MTADAGNETYEKLLALLDERGAAYRVIEHAPEGATEAVSALRGHTVAEAAKCIIAMVKIGKKEKRFALVVVPGDRRIDLNAVKALYGGTYVSFASPEIAEDLAGSPSGTILPFAFDERLELLVDPDLLTHQEFYFNAARLDRSIALSSEDYKAIAEPRVERVSTD from the coding sequence ATGACCGCCGACGCCGGAAACGAGACCTACGAGAAGCTGCTCGCCCTGCTGGACGAGCGTGGTGCCGCCTACCGGGTGATCGAGCACGCCCCCGAGGGAGCCACCGAGGCGGTCAGCGCACTGCGGGGACACACGGTCGCCGAGGCGGCCAAGTGCATCATCGCCATGGTGAAGATCGGCAAGAAGGAGAAGCGCTTCGCGCTGGTCGTCGTCCCCGGTGACCGGCGGATCGACCTGAACGCGGTGAAGGCGCTGTACGGCGGCACGTACGTCTCCTTCGCGTCCCCGGAGATCGCGGAGGACCTCGCGGGGTCGCCGAGCGGCACGATCCTGCCGTTCGCCTTCGACGAGCGACTCGAACTGCTCGTGGACCCCGACCTGCTGACGCACCAGGAGTTCTACTTCAACGCCGCGCGGCTCGACCGCTCGATCGCCCTGTCGTCGGAGGACTACAAGGCGATCGCGGAGCCGCGCGTGGAGCGGGTCTCGACGGACTGA
- a CDS encoding YbaK/EbsC family protein gives MTTDETASHAHPRFAAALDELGLDVEIRRFPDETRTAQQAADAIGCQVSEIAKSLIFAADGVPVLVLMDGASRVDVERVRVELGAERVTRADAKVVRETTGYAIGGVPPFGHITPTRVLADRGLLDHALVWAAAGTPHTVFALDPKSLVAHAGGTLVDVREPSA, from the coding sequence ATGACGACTGACGAGACCGCCTCCCACGCCCACCCCCGATTCGCCGCCGCACTCGATGAATTGGGCCTCGACGTCGAGATCCGCCGCTTCCCGGACGAGACCCGCACGGCCCAGCAGGCCGCCGACGCCATCGGCTGCCAGGTGTCGGAGATCGCGAAGTCGCTGATCTTCGCCGCCGACGGGGTGCCGGTCCTCGTGCTGATGGACGGCGCCTCGCGGGTGGACGTCGAGCGGGTACGGGTGGAGCTGGGCGCCGAGAGGGTGACCCGGGCGGACGCGAAGGTGGTCCGGGAGACGACGGGGTACGCGATCGGCGGCGTCCCGCCGTTCGGCCACATCACGCCGACACGGGTCCTCGCCGACCGGGGCCTCCTCGACCACGCGCTGGTGTGGGCGGCGGCGGGCACCCCGCACACGGTGTTCGCGCTCGACCCGAAGTCGCTGGTGGCACACGCCGGCGGGACCCTGGTGGACGTCCGCGAGCCCTCGGCGTGA
- a CDS encoding 2OG-Fe dioxygenase family protein — protein MSTYQSGVEEIAESLSSRSYDLISGEKVKNLLRRRSETAVDDLEAFRESWSRMPLDSYMADGGRYRRRRHATLSAPRASADYRVEAHQPHYQGLDYNTLNGGVARHYEPFEEQILRGRTMDSLLTLGCDIFGRLAPYSGWHIEAHQFRIEVNGEEVGLPTPEGVHRDGVTFVLMAMVGRSNATGGESTVFNLDKQPVEKFSLADPLDVALVNDERVYHGVSPIEQIDPAAPASRDVLVITYRHKP, from the coding sequence ATGTCCACGTATCAGTCGGGTGTCGAAGAAATCGCCGAGTCCCTTTCCTCCCGGAGCTACGACCTGATATCCGGCGAGAAGGTGAAGAATCTTCTCCGCCGGCGGTCCGAGACCGCCGTCGACGACCTGGAGGCGTTCCGCGAGAGCTGGTCGCGGATGCCGCTCGACAGCTACATGGCGGACGGCGGACGCTACCGCCGCCGTCGGCACGCCACCCTGAGCGCGCCCCGCGCGAGCGCCGACTACCGCGTCGAGGCGCACCAGCCGCACTACCAGGGGCTCGACTACAACACCCTCAACGGCGGTGTGGCCCGGCACTACGAGCCGTTCGAGGAGCAGATCCTGCGCGGCCGCACCATGGACAGCCTGCTCACCCTCGGCTGCGACATATTCGGTCGCCTCGCCCCGTACTCGGGCTGGCACATCGAGGCCCACCAGTTCCGCATCGAGGTCAACGGCGAGGAGGTGGGCCTGCCCACGCCGGAGGGCGTGCACCGCGACGGTGTCACGTTCGTCCTGATGGCGATGGTCGGCCGCTCCAACGCCACCGGCGGCGAGAGCACCGTCTTCAACCTGGACAAGCAGCCGGTCGAGAAGTTCTCCCTGGCCGACCCGCTCGACGTGGCCCTCGTCAACGACGAGCGCGTCTACCACGGCGTCTCGCCGATCGAGCAGATCGACCCCGCCGCCCCGGCCTCGCGCGACGTGCTGGTCATCACCTACCGTCACAAGCCCTGA
- a CDS encoding DMT family transporter: MTPLVTLAVLVAAVTHASWNALAHHIRDQLLSFTLISGGGALIGLVMALFVPLPAAGAWPYLVASALLHVGYMVLLMRSFSLGDFGQMYPIARGTAPLAVTALAAVFVDEIPDGRQLLGVAVACAGLTGLALWGIRGEGARPHWPALLAAGATGLSIALYTVVDGVGVRASGTPLGYIAWLMVLEGLAIPAYALWTRRAALLPQLRPYAGRGLLGAALSVTAYGLVLWAQTKAPLAPVAALRESSIIVGAAIGALFFKERFGGPRIAAAGLMVAGIGLMLHAG; this comes from the coding sequence GTGACCCCGCTCGTCACCCTGGCCGTCCTGGTCGCCGCCGTCACGCACGCGAGCTGGAACGCGCTGGCGCACCACATCAGGGACCAGCTGCTCTCGTTCACGCTGATATCCGGCGGCGGCGCCCTCATCGGCCTGGTGATGGCCCTCTTCGTGCCGTTGCCTGCGGCGGGGGCGTGGCCGTACCTGGTGGCGTCGGCGCTGCTGCACGTGGGCTACATGGTGCTGCTCATGCGCTCGTTCTCGCTGGGCGACTTCGGGCAGATGTACCCGATCGCGCGCGGTACGGCCCCGCTGGCCGTGACGGCGCTCGCGGCGGTGTTCGTGGACGAGATACCGGACGGCCGGCAGCTGCTGGGGGTCGCGGTGGCGTGCGCGGGCCTGACGGGCCTGGCGCTGTGGGGCATCCGGGGCGAGGGGGCGCGCCCCCACTGGCCTGCGCTGCTCGCGGCGGGCGCGACGGGCCTGTCGATCGCCCTGTACACGGTGGTGGACGGTGTCGGCGTCCGCGCCTCGGGCACGCCGCTGGGCTACATCGCGTGGCTGATGGTCCTGGAGGGCCTGGCGATCCCGGCGTACGCCCTCTGGACCCGCCGGGCGGCCCTGCTCCCCCAGCTCCGCCCGTACGCGGGGCGGGGCCTGCTGGGCGCGGCGCTGTCGGTGACCGCGTACGGCCTGGTGCTCTGGGCCCAGACGAAGGCGCCGCTGGCACCGGTCGCGGCGCTGCGCGAGTCCTCGATCATCGTCGGCGCGGCCATCGGGGCCCTCTTCTTCAAGGAACGCTTCGGCGGCCCGAGGATCGCGGCGGCGGGCCTGATGGTGGCCGGGATCGGGCTGATGCTGCACGCCGGGTGA
- a CDS encoding helix-turn-helix transcriptional regulator yields MPAKRPHPPTVQLRRLAAELRKLRAEAGLTREDVTERTGINEATLYRIERSRARPQRRTLVGLLDTYQADEARRTDLLALRSGSNAQGWRQPYHAELPEEYTAYIGFEAEARTVRNYESLFVPGLAQTEQYATEVVRGVLPVASRKEVAQRVQARMERQAVLTGEHPLHLRAIVDEAALRRAVGGRDVMRGQARHLLELMAEPHVTFQVIPFERGAHAGMTGSFVHMDFPDADDPELVYLDTPAGDLFLESEPEVRRYKSLFEHLQAVALGPDDSAGLLARVAEE; encoded by the coding sequence ATGCCGGCCAAGCGACCGCACCCGCCGACCGTCCAACTCCGGCGTCTCGCTGCGGAGTTGAGGAAGCTGCGCGCCGAGGCCGGGCTCACGCGCGAGGACGTCACGGAGCGGACCGGGATCAACGAGGCGACGCTCTACCGGATCGAGAGATCCCGGGCCCGACCCCAAAGGCGCACACTCGTCGGCCTGTTGGACACCTATCAGGCCGACGAGGCCCGGCGCACCGACCTGCTGGCCCTGCGGAGCGGGTCGAACGCTCAGGGCTGGCGGCAGCCGTACCACGCGGAACTGCCCGAGGAGTACACCGCGTACATCGGCTTCGAGGCCGAGGCACGGACGGTCCGCAACTACGAGTCGCTGTTCGTTCCCGGGCTCGCCCAGACGGAGCAGTACGCCACGGAGGTCGTCCGGGGTGTCCTCCCGGTGGCCAGCCGGAAGGAGGTCGCGCAGCGCGTCCAGGCGCGCATGGAGCGCCAGGCCGTCCTCACCGGGGAACACCCGCTGCACCTCCGGGCGATCGTGGACGAGGCGGCCCTGCGGCGGGCGGTCGGGGGTCGTGACGTCATGCGCGGCCAGGCACGGCATCTGCTCGAACTGATGGCGGAGCCGCATGTCACGTTCCAGGTGATCCCCTTCGAGCGGGGTGCGCACGCCGGTATGACCGGCAGCTTCGTCCACATGGACTTCCCCGACGCGGACGATCCCGAACTGGTCTATCTGGACACGCCGGCCGGCGATCTGTTCCTCGAGTCGGAGCCGGAGGTCCGGCGCTACAAGTCGTTGTTCGAGCACCTCCAGGCGGTGGCCCTCGGGCCGGACGACAGCGCCGGGCTGCTGGCCAGGGTTGCGGAAGAGTAG